The genome window TGAGTAATGATTACTCAGCAGCAAGAGTAAAGCGCTGGTAAGCAACGATCTTGAGATCCTTGCTCTGAGAAGCGAGGTACTGAGCAACAGTCTGCTTGTCACCGTCACCGAACTGGAACTCCTGGTCAACGAGGCAGTTCTCCTTGAAGAACTTAGCCAGACGACCATTAGCAATGTTCTGGATCATAGTAGGGTTCAAAGTAGCAGCCTTCTCCTCACCAACAGTCTTCTTGATGTTGCGAGCCTCTTCAGCCTGCTCAGGTGTCAACCAACCCTTCTTGGTGTTGCTCTCGATGTGCTCCTCAGAGTCAACGTGAGCTGGGTTGATGCCAGCCTTCTTCAATGCTGCGTTAACAGCCTTCTCTACGAGCTCTTCCTTAGTCTTGGCTACAGCAACCTCGAGCTCAGTCTTCTTAGTCTCATTAGAAACAGAAGACTCGTCGAGAGCTACAGGGCGCATAGCAGCAACCTGCATAGCTACCTTGTGACCAGCCTCCTCGTTGTTCTCGTTGAGCTGAACCATAGTACACAAAGTGTGCTTGTTCATGTGGTCGTAAACCTCGATGTTGTCACCCTCGAGAACACAGTAGCCGTCGAGCTCCATCTTCTCGCCAGTGATACCAGAGCGCTGTGTAACAGCAGCCTGAGCATCTGCATCGCCAACCTTCAAAGTCTTCACCTCGTCGAGAGTGTGAGCCTTGGCAGCGATAGCAGCGTCGAGGATGTCAGATGTCAACTTGATGAAGTCAGCACCGTTAGCTACGAAGTCAGTCTCGCACTTGAGAGCGATGATAGCAGCGAAATCGTTAACCTTCTTAACGAGAACGCAACCGTTAGAAGTCTCACGGTCAGAACGCTTAGCAGCGATAGCGAGACCACGCTCACGGAGCAACTCCTTTGCCTTATCGAAATCACCTTCAGCCTCTGTGAGTGCCTTCTTAACGTCAGCAAGACCAGCACCAGTCATAGCGCGAAGTTTCTTGATATCTTCAATTGAAACAGCCATAATAATATTTTTATATTAAAAAGTTAATAATAATCTTTGCTTAAAAGCTACTAAAGCCATCGAATCATAAACAGAATCAATGGCTTCAGTATATATTTCTTTGCCTAATTACTCAGCCTCGTCCTTGCGGGCAGCCTTCTTCTTAGGCTGGTCCTTCTGCTCAGCAGCAGCCTTGTCGTCAGCCTTCTCAGCCTTGCGCTCCTCAAGAGCCTCAGCGATAGCACCGCAAACTGCAGTAAGGATAGCATCTACAGAATCCTTAGCATCGTCGTTAGCTGGGATAACGTAATCAACATTCTTAGGATCAGAGTTGGTATCTACGATACCGAACACTGGAATACCAAGACGGTTAGCCTCCTTAACAGCAATATGCTCCTTCATTACGTCAACAACGAAGAGGGCTACTGGGAGACGAGCCATATCTGCGATAGAACCGAGGTTCTTCTCCAACTTAGCACGCTGGCGGCTTACCTGAAGCAACTCGCGCTTAGAGAGGTTAGAGAATGTACCATCGTTCAACAGACGATCGATGTTTGTCATTTTCTTAACTGCCTTACGGATTGTAGGGAAGTTGGTGAGCATACCACCAGCCCAACGCTCGTTTACGTATGGCATATTGATAGAAGCTGCCTTCTCAGCAACTACGTCCTTAGCTTGTTTTTTAGTAGCGACAAACAGGATCTTTCTACCTGTCTTGGCAATTGTCTTGAGAGCCTCAGCAGCCTCGTCGATCTTAGCGACAGTCTTGTTGAGGTCGATAATATGAATACCGTTACGCTCCATGAAGATGTAAGGAGCCATTGCTGGATTCCACTTGCGACGGAGGTGTCCGAAGTGGCAACCTGCCTGAAGTAACTGGTCAAAATTTGTTCTTGACATTGTTTTTTCTTTTTTAATTGTGTTTACTTTCTTTTTGAATCTAATGTTAGATCAGTCGATGAGTAGTCCCCGATTAATGGAATCTCACCGATTTAGATACTAAACTTTTTAGCTCAGCTATATATAATCTGTATATATATAATAAAATATGTATAAGATTAACGCTTGCTGAACTGGAAGCGACGACGAGCCTTTGGCTGACCTGGCTTCTTACGCTCAACAGCACGTGAGTCACGTGTCATGAAGCCTGCATCCTTCAAAGCCTTCTTATCGTTAGCGTCGATCTTAACGAGTGCGCGAGCGATAGCGAGGCGGAGAGCCTGGCTCTGACCGGTGAAACCACCACCGTCGAGGTTTGCCTTAATATCATACTTACCCTCAGCTTCGAGCAACTGCAATGGCTGCTTTACTACATAGCGAAGGATTGCTGATGGGAAATATGTCTCAATATCTTTCTTGTTGATTGTGATCTTACCGGTACCCTCTGTGAGGTATACACGAGCTACAGCGCTCTTACGGCGACCAATTGCATTAATTACTTCCATTCTACCTTAATTATTTATACTGGTTAATATCAATAGCCTTTGGCTGCTGTGCCTCGTGCTTGTGCTCTGTGCCATCGTAAATGAAGAGGTTGTCCATCAAAGAACGACCGAGAGGGCCCTTTGGCAACATACCCTTGATAGCGTGACGGAGGATCTTGTCCATTCCATCAGGACGCTTGCGCAACTCTGCTGGAGTGTTGAAGCGCTGACCACCTGGATAACCAGTGTAACGAGTGTAAACCTTATCTGTTTCCTTCTTACCTGTGAAAACTACCTTAGCGGCATTGATAATGATTACGTTGTCACCACAATCTACGTGTGGAGTGAAAGTTGGCTTGTACTTTCCGCGGAGCAATTTAGCAACCTTAGAGCAGAGGCGACCTACAACCTGGTCGGTAGCGTCGATTACGACCCACTCTTTCTTAGCTGTTTCCTTGTTTACGGAAATAGTCTTGTAACTTAATGTGTCCATTTTAAAATTTAAATTTACTACTAAAAAACGTTTTTAATCTTTTTTACTCACTATTCAGACAGGTGATTCACTAACCACATACCCCGGCCACAGGGCATGCTATTAACACACCATATCTTGGGGACTCTAAGCGTATCCCCGAAATAATCGGACTGCAAAATTACACATTTTTATTTGATTATGTGTAGGTTACGAGTTTTAACCCCAAACTTTTATGAATATTTAACTTAGTTTGCGCTTTTCTGCTCAGGATAAGCAAAAAAAGAGTGCATTGTTAACGGCAATGCAC of Segatella copri contains these proteins:
- the rplM gene encoding 50S ribosomal protein L13 yields the protein MDTLSYKTISVNKETAKKEWVVIDATDQVVGRLCSKVAKLLRGKYKPTFTPHVDCGDNVIIINAAKVVFTGKKETDKVYTRYTGYPGGQRFNTPAELRKRPDGMDKILRHAIKGMLPKGPLGRSLMDNLFIYDGTEHKHEAQQPKAIDINQYK
- the rpsI gene encoding 30S ribosomal protein S9 encodes the protein MEVINAIGRRKSAVARVYLTEGTGKITINKKDIETYFPSAILRYVVKQPLQLLEAEGKYDIKANLDGGGFTGQSQALRLAIARALVKIDANDKKALKDAGFMTRDSRAVERKKPGQPKARRRFQFSKR
- the rpsB gene encoding 30S ribosomal protein S2, which codes for MSRTNFDQLLQAGCHFGHLRRKWNPAMAPYIFMERNGIHIIDLNKTVAKIDEAAEALKTIAKTGRKILFVATKKQAKDVVAEKAASINMPYVNERWAGGMLTNFPTIRKAVKKMTNIDRLLNDGTFSNLSKRELLQVSRQRAKLEKNLGSIADMARLPVALFVVDVMKEHIAVKEANRLGIPVFGIVDTNSDPKNVDYVIPANDDAKDSVDAILTAVCGAIAEALEERKAEKADDKAAAEQKDQPKKKAARKDEAE
- the tsf gene encoding translation elongation factor Ts; the protein is MAVSIEDIKKLRAMTGAGLADVKKALTEAEGDFDKAKELLRERGLAIAAKRSDRETSNGCVLVKKVNDFAAIIALKCETDFVANGADFIKLTSDILDAAIAAKAHTLDEVKTLKVGDADAQAAVTQRSGITGEKMELDGYCVLEGDNIEVYDHMNKHTLCTMVQLNENNEEAGHKVAMQVAAMRPVALDESSVSNETKKTELEVAVAKTKEELVEKAVNAALKKAGINPAHVDSEEHIESNTKKGWLTPEQAEEARNIKKTVGEEKAATLNPTMIQNIANGRLAKFFKENCLVDQEFQFGDGDKQTVAQYLASQSKDLKIVAYQRFTLAAE